The stretch of DNA TCCCGGGCACAGCCAACGGGAGGGGTGTGCGCAGGGGCAGGCGTCCAGCCCGGAGCAGACAGGAGTCTGGGCCCCGCTCAAGAGGGGGAGGCCTCCACCCCGATGCTGAGCAACCTCAGGGCTGCGTCTCCCCCGCCCGCCGCCTTCCTGCGGAGCTCCGTCCGCCTGTTCCAGCAGCGACTTGTACACATTTTCCTATTTCCTGTGAACCTCCGCCCAGCAGCGGAGCTGGGTGACTCAGGACCCCGGTGGCCGGGCCCCCAGCTCCATGGGAGCTTTGTTTGCTCGAGCCCTTGGCTCTGGCCTTCGCCTAGAGCCGGCAAAGGATTTCctgagccccacccctgccctctgcctgcctggcccgCGAGGCCccgaggcctggcctgggggtggggtccctgagGCGGGGGTGGCCACCCTTCCACTGGGCTCCCGAGATGGCGAGCGGAGAGGTAAGGAGGagcccctgggaggagggggtcatGGGTGACCCTGGGCTGAGGTCGGCTTTGGCACCGCCGGTTTGAAATGGCCTCTGGGAAGGTTTGCCTCTTCCTCGCTCCAACCTGGGGTGAAGCTGTGAGAAAACCTGCTTCCTCCCAGGAGCTGGGCCGGAAGGGGGTCCCCGGAGACCTTCCTAGCCCTTCCGTGTGCCTCTGCTTTGCCAGCTGAGGCCTCAAGGGAACAGTCCTGGCCCCCACTCCGGCCTCCAGCTGCCCTCTGACCTTAAGTAAATCCCTAGCCTCTTTTCTGGCTCAAATCTTAGCCTGAACCCCAGCTTTAGAGCAGCCGCCTGTGGAGcgtggctggcagggaagggctgggctggggcccagaggtggtggtgtctcctctggggtgaccttgggcagggtACTTAACcgctctccgagcctcagttttctcacctacaCGATGGGCACATAACTGCACCTACCTCAGGGGTTGTTGTCAGGACTGACAAATGAACGTCCGCAAAGCTCTTACAGACCCTGGCACCCCGAAGCACCACGTACATGGGAacagtcccctctccccccaaatgcCGAGGACAGGAGCGTGGGCTGCACAGTAGCCGTGGGGTTTCCACCTGGCCGAGGGCTACTCCTCTGCCGCCAGGGATGCTGCCCACACCCTGTGCGGGTCCTGggcgccagccccgcctccctccccaccgtGTGGCGGGCTGAGGCTGGCGGCAGCGGGCACTGAGTggcctgctcctctgctccccacagcccgggcctggcCGGCGGCCCCCAGAGGACGAGAGAGAGGTGATCCGCCGGGCCATCCAGAAGGAGCTGAAAATCAAGGAGGGTGTGGAGAACCTGCGGCGGGCGGCCACGGACCGCCGCCACCTGGGCCACGTGCAGCAGCTCCTCCGGACCTCCAACCGCCGCCTGGAGCAGCTGCATGGGGAGCTCCAGGAGCTGCACGCCCGCATCCTGCTGCCGGGCCCCCCAGCTGGTGAGCGAAGCGTCTGGGCAGCCCCCTGGGGACAGCAGGTGCCAGCTCACTAACCCAGCTCCTCCGTCCTGACCACTCGCAGAGCTGCCccacccgcccctgcccaggaggggagggaggagagagctggGCTGTGGGTGAGGGGTTTATGGGCCCCCCGTGTGGTGCACACAGAACCTGCGGCCCCGGGACCCCGGCCTCCGGCAGAGCAGCCCAGGGCCCGGCACCTGGAGGCTCTCCAGAGGCAGCTGCAGGTGGAGCTGAAGGTGAAGCAGGGGGCTGAGAACATGACCCACACGTACGCCAGCGGCACACCCAAGGTGAGGCTCCTGGGCTCTGACGGGAGAGATTTGGCTCTTGGATTATTAGGGTCGGTGCTGTTCCAGCCTCTATTCTGAAAGGGAAATGCTACCCAGCCATTGATGCAATGAGGGAGACACAGCCCTAACCCTTAGTCTGATGGAGACGGCGTGGTCCCAGATCCCAGCTTGGTGGGGAAGGCACGGCTCGAACCCCTGGTCACACAGAGAAGGCACAACGCTGAAGTTCCCAGTCTAATAGGgaaggcccagccccagccccagcccccagcgtgATGTGGGAGCTCAGTCCTGATATGCTGGAGGAGGCTTGACCTCAGCCCTTATCTGGTCTcatgggggaggctgtgccccGGACCTCCTCTAACAAGGGAGACTCGGTTCCTTATCCGGCCGGCTGTGGGAGGCTTGGCTTCGGTCCTGGTGAACGGGGGAGGCTCCGCGCCAGTCCCGGGTCTGACCAGGGAGGCTCTGGGCCAGCACATGTCACGACCCCACAGGGGAGGAAGCTCTTGGCAGCTGCTCAGCAGATGCTGCGGGACAGCCAGCTGAAGGTGGCCCTGCTGCGAATGAAGATCAGCAGCCTGGAGGCCAGTGGGTCCCCCGAGCCAGGTGAGGCCTTgagaagcgggggtgggggggggggggggggggcagagcagggcacgGGCCTGAGCgctgaccccctcctcccaggtcctgaACTGCTGGCGGAGGAGCTGAGGCACCGGCTGCGCATTGAGGCTGCCGTGGCCGAGGGGGCCAAGAACGTGGTGAAGCTGCTGGGTGGCCGGCGAATGCAAGACCGCAAGGCGCTGGCCGAGGTCAGGCCGCCGCCCCCTCCCGTTGCCACTCCTCTCTGAGGGTCTCCTTGTTCCCTTCCCCCCTCGGCAGCGATGGGAGGCACCATGGACTGGCCACGTGGGGGCTCATTCGGTGTAGACCTCAGAGGGGGTGTCTACGGGTGGCCTGAGCCagtgcccccacacccctttccccctgggCCTGTGTCCCCTCTGCAGGCTCAGGCCCAGCTCCAGGAGTCCTCCCAGAAACTGGACCTCCTGCGGCTGGCCTTGGAGCAGCTGCTGGAGagactgcctcctgctcaccctctGCGTGGCAGAGTGGCCCGGGAGCTGCGGACTGCTGTgtctgggaaccctcagcctTCAGGGACGCTTGTAAAGCCCATCGCCATGACAGGTAGCAGGAGCCGCTCCCACTTCCgaactctctttcccttccagaAAGGACTGCAATACCGTGGGGAAGAACTTTGGAGAAGGGTtccaatcctggctccaccaccccCTAGCTGTGAGGCCTTGGACAATTGACATCCTTTCTCCAAACCACAGTTTatccagctgtaaaatggggacgaTAACAGCACCTACTTCATGGGGCTGCTGTGAAAACCAGTGCGTGGTTGTTGCCTGTGAAGTGCTAAGCACTCTGTGGGCACAGTCAGCACCCTATCAGTGAAGCTGTTATTTAAATGAGGAACCATAGTAATGTTTAAAGGGCCAGTGTTAGGGAGCTCTCAGCCCCGGAGGCCTTGGCCGCCAGTGCTGGGCAGCTTGGGCTATTCCAGAGTTCTTTCTTATCCCAAGTTGGATCTGTCTCCTTAGAGTGGCAGCTGAATTGCAATCAGTGAGCAATCTCAGATGCAGACTTTGGTAGCCCTGAGCTTCCCACCGGGAGAGAGTACCAATAGAGAGCCCAGCGCCTTCCTGCTCAGAGCTGGTTGGAGCGTACACAGGCCACATCCCACTGTGAGCAGAGCTGAGAAGGGGAGGTacagcggctggatgggccccctcacctggcctcagAGAATCAGGAGTGATTCCTGGAGGAGATGGTGTGTCTGAGCTCAGCCTTAGAGGGCTTATGAGATCTGGCCAAGGGGATGAgttggggaaggcaggggaaatgACTTGTTAAAAGGCCTAGAAGTGGGCTACTCGGGGCCGCTCTAAATCCTGTGTCCTGGCTGAACACCTTAGTTCCTACCCAGGCCGCTGCCCTCTTTTAAGGTCCTTTGGAGTGTAACCCCCAGACCTGGACTCCCCTAAATGGTGCTCTTTGGCCCAGTTTATTTCCTCGAAAACTACTCGAGCCCTACTGCTTCCTCTTTGAGGGACAAAAGTTTAGTGACCCTAAAAACGAATCCACTTGGTTGGCAAAACACGCTTTGTAGCCCTCGTGGGAGGTGGGACAGAGCTGAGACTCCTTTCCTctgtacagatggggaaactgaggcccagggaggaggggggataggacaggcagccaggccctgagccctgggtAGCATGTCGTCATGCACTGTGGCTCCATGTGGCTTGGCTGAGGTTTGAGGGTCACTCCTCTGCCTGTGGGTCCCTGCTGCCCCCAACACATGGACAGCGCTCAGGAGGGAGAGCCAGCTGGTCTGCCTGGAGGGTGGCAGACGGCTGCCAAGGCCTGATGTGGGCAGGCTCTGGGTTCAGCATCTCTATGAGAAGGTAGTGTTCCTGGGGTCCAGGGGCCACTGGGGGTGGCAGTGGGAGGATGGCACCTGACCATGCTTTccgcacccccccaaccccccacctcccgctccccacagggacaCTGCAGGTCCACCTCCTGGGCTGTGAGCAGCTGCTGACAGCTGTGCCCGGCCGGTCCCCGGTGACCGCGCTGGCCAGGagcccctcccagggctggcttCGGGGCAGAGCCAGGCAGCAGCGTGGCACAGGCGAGCTGGCCAGTGAGTAAGGGGCTgcagggagctatgggggagcaGCCAAGGACCCCCACTCCTGGCCTTCCCTGAGCCCTGGTTCTGGCCCTGCAGGTGAGGTGCTGGCCGTGCTAAAGGTGGACAATCGCATCGTGGGCCAGACGGGCTGGGGACCGGTAGCCCAGCAGTCCTGGGACCAGACCTTTGTCATCCCCCTGGAGCGGGTGAGGCCGGCCCTTGTGAGGCCAGGGGTGACGTTGGGCCACCGGGTGGAAGGCCAGCCCCATCTTCAACCCGGCCTTTCCGCTACAGGCCCGAGAGCTGGAGATCGGGGTGCGCTGGCGGGACTGGCGACAGCTGTGCGCCGTGGCCTTCCTGCGGCTGGAGGACTTCCTGGACAATGCTTGTCACCAGCTCACGCTCAGCCTGGTGCCCCAGGGGCTGCTGTTTGCCCaggtgccccctgcccctgccttctgATCACGTGGGATCCTGGCCCCCTCGGAGGAGTGGACattgaggcccagagggaggaggtCTCCGAGAAGGGGTTCCCAGGCCGTCTCCGAGGCCCACGCGGAGTCCCTAGGCCTGTGTCCTTGTCCTGACCGCCCTGCTTCGTGGTGACTCTAGACAAGTGCctctcttctctgggcctcagtttccccactgctACCAATGAGGATGTTGACTCCGTCTCTCGGAGCCCTTCTGGCTCTTGCATCGTTGCCACTGGGGGCTCAGGCCGGGATcctggaggctggggaggtgcccatggcaggtggggtgggaggggactgggcTTCAGGTAACCTGTGACCCCGCAGGTAACCTTCTGTGACCCCGCAGGTAACCTTCTGTGACCCCGTCATTGAGAGGAGGCCGCGGCTGCAGAGGCAGAAACGCATTTTCTCTAAACGCAGGGGTATGGACAGGACAGGGCTGTGCacgtggggaggagggcaggggcgtCAGGGGGCCCCGGGACTGAACCTCCCTTTTGCCCCAGGTCAGGACTTCCTGAGGGCTTCCCAGATGAACCTCAGCATGGCAGCCTGGGGGCGCTTGGTCATGAACCTGCTGCCCCCCTGCAGCTCCCCAAGCACGATCAGCCCTCCCAAAGGGTGCCCCCGGACCCCGGCCACACCTCGGGGGGCCACCAGCCCTGCCTCGCCCAGGTGAGAAGCCACCTCACCCCCCAGACTCCcggcctatctatctatctctctctctctctctctctctctctctctctctctctctctctctcggcatgGCTGTGTGTCCATCCCCCAGCTGTTCTgtctgcctctgccccaccaTGTGTCTGCTCCCTCCCCACAGTGGTTTCCCACCCAAGAAGACCCCGTTGGGAGAAGAGATGAGGCCCCCACCCAAGCCCCCACGCCTCTACCTGCCCCGGGAGCCAGCCCTGGAGGAGACGCCGGTGAGGGGGGCTGGTAGCCctgggggtgctgggctgggggtggcggagctggagggagggaggaaggaagccctgctctgccctgagccCCTCTGCCCTCACAGCGCACCAAACGCCCCCACATGGAGCCCAGGACTCGACTGGGGTCATCTCCGCCAGCCTCCCCGACCAGGTACCCCGTCAGGTCACCTTCTTGTTTGAGACATTATCCACTCACTCAGTCGTCACCCCGCGGCTCCTGGGCGCGTTCACAGCTCGCTCTCAGGTTCTCGCTCTGAACCGACATCATTGAGGCCCCAGCTGTATGCCAGCCTCAGGCACCTGCGGTCCTGAGCCCCCGGCCCGCCAGCCCCACAGGCGGGGCCAGGCCAGGATCGGGcatgaggggtgggtgggggcccaGCCCGTGGCCCGGGgggctgcctgtgccctctctcttACAGGAAACCCCCACGGCTTCAGGACTTCCGCTGCTTGGCTGTGCTGGGCCGGGGACACTTCGGGAAGGTGGGTGCAGTGGAGGGTGGGCAGCCCTCGGCGCCTTAGCTCGGAGGACGCTGTGACCCTCATCCCGGTACTGCCCACCTGGAGCCCAGCCTTTCTCTGGTCCCAGGTTCTCCTGGTGCAGTTCAAGGGGACGGGGAAATACTACGCCATCAAAGCGCTGAAGAAGCAGGAGGTGCTGAGCCGGGACGAGATAGAAAGGTGTGTGGTGATGCCACGGGCACTGGCCCTGCAGCGGGCACCAGAAGGCAGCCGAACGCTCCTGGGGCTTTGAAGTGGTGACTcgggccagccaggcctgggttctttttttttttagcacctgCAGTTAATGATGGGCCCTTGGGCAGGTCCTCTCTTacctctgcacctcagtttcctcatctgtaaaatgggacagtgGTGGTTGTGCAGGTTAACTGACCCACATGAGCCCCTGGTACATAGAAACCAGCTCTACGGAGCTGCCGGCACTTTGTCTGGTGTCCTGTGGGTGGCAGGGCACAGCCAGGGAGGTTTCCTTCCCTCTGAAACCcacgccctcccctgcagcctgtaCTGCGAGAAGCGGATCCTGCAGGCTGTGGGCCGCACGGGACATCCCTTCCTGCTGTCCCTCCTTGCCTGCTTCCAGACCTCCAGCCACGCCTGCTTCGTGACCGAGTTCGCGCCCGGTGGTGACCTCATGATGCAGATCCACGAGGACGTtttccctgagccccaggcccgGTGGGTTTCCGTTCCTCTTGTCTGCCTCTTCCAACAAGCCGACCCGGGTTCCCTATACCGGGCCTCCCTCACCCGGCTTCCTCCGGGCACCCATCAGCAGAGGAGCAGGGAGTCAGGGAGGccttggttcaaatcctggttatCAGCTCTCACAGCATTTGGGaccttgagcctcagtttgtGTAGCTCGGAATCGGGTTAGAAAGAACTGTGTCAGAGGCTTAAGCATGGTGAACAGTGACTGGCAGCTGAAGTTGTCTCTTGTCCACCAGAGTGCGCCCTGAAGTCTGGGCTCATATCAGCTCTGCCGCTAGCTGTGACCCTGGGCACATCTCTCCCCTGGGGGCTCAGATCCTCATTTGAAAAACAGGCATGCAGGCTGCCGGGAGGAGGCGGGACGAGGAGATCTAAGACCCCGGGAAGAGTAGGCTGTGAGCTGGCAGCAACCTTGGGCTGCTGTCTGGAGGAGCCCCACCCCCACGTGAGGCTTGTCCCAGCCTCTTGCCCTCATCCAAGGGTCCCCAGGCCATGGCCATCCtgtgcctccctgccctccccccacagtcCTGGGCCTAAGCTTCCCCGAAACCCCTCCAGGTTCTACCTGGCCTGTGTGGTCCTGGGACTGCAGTTCTTGCACGAGAAGAAAATCATTTACAGGTAACTGGTCCCTGAGATGCTGGGGGAGTGGCGAGGGAGCGGATGCTGTCTCTCTCCTGGGCACCGTTCCAGGGCCCTttgctctgccccccccccccccccagggacctCAAGTTGGATAATCTTCTGCTGGATGCCCAGGGTTTCCTGAAGATCGCAGACTTTGGACTATGTAAGGAAGGTGTGTGTCTCCTGTCCAGGATCCTGTGTCCTccagccttctcacccagtccaggccagcagtggcatcTCCCGGGAAATCTACCCCCCCCCCTCATCCCAGGGACCAAGTGGACACATTGGGCTTCCTTCCCAACCCTACAAGCTCTGAAGAGCCCTGGCTTCCCTTGGCCCAAGGGAGAGCCCGTGCTCCGGAGCTGGGAGAGGGCACTGGGTTCTGCGTCCTTCGTGGCCTCGGCATGTGAGCTTGGCTGAGCCTCGCTTCCTCCGGCCGATGTCGTAAAATCCATTCCCACCTCCCAGAGTAGGGCGCAGGGCTTGGCACGGGTTAGGTACAGGGGGGCATAAGGGTTGGCTGTTGGTTCTTCCAACCACAGAGGTTACTGTGGACCAGACACACTGAACCGGCACTGGTGTGGCTGTTGATTTGCAGGGATTGGCTTTGGGGATCGGACCAGCACCTTCTGTGGCACCCCAGAGTTCCTGGCCCCCGAGGTGCTGACCCAGGAGGCCTACACACGGGCCGTGGACTGGTGGGGGCTGGGCGTGCTGCTGTATGAGATGCTGGTGGGTGAGGTGAGTGCCGAGCCTGGGCTGCCAGGGCCTCTAGGTCGGGGTGGGCTGGGCGTGGCCCGTGCACCCCACTGAGCCCCCGTCCCCGCAGTGCCCGTTCCCAGGGGACACCGAGGAGGAGGTGTTTGACTGCATCGTCAACGCGGAAGCCCCGTATCCCCGCTTTCTGTCGGTGCAAGGACTCGAGCTCATTCAGAAGGTAACCTCCCATCCTCGgggccctgggcccggggcccagctccctcggggggcctggggcggcggcAGTGCCTGGGGCCCAGTGCCCTTGGTGAGCACCTGCTCTTGCCCAGCTCCTCCAGAAATGCCCGGAGAAGCGCCTGGGGGCAGGCGAGCAGGATGCTGAGGAGATCAAGACCCAGCCTTTCTTCGGGGTGAGTGGCCAGGGcgcagtgggaggggagggaccgcGTGGGCTGCCATGGCCGTCACCTCAGGCACCTCTGCCCTTGTCCCCAGACCACTGACTGGCAGGCTCTGCTGGCCCGCGCTGTCCAGCCCCCCTTCGCACCCACCCTCTGCGGGCCCACAGATCTGCGCTACTTTGAGGGCGAGTTCACGGGACTGCCGCCTGCCCTGACCCCGCCGGACCCCCGCGGCCCCCTCACTGCCCGCCAGCAGGCCGCCTTCCGGGACTTCGACTTTGTGGCAGAGCGATTCCTGGAGCCCTGAGGGCCTTTCCCCGTGTCCCTGTCTCCTGTCCCCCGGACTCTTCGAGCCTCACTGCCCACCCGTCTGCCCAGCTCTGCGCCCTGCCCTGGAGGCCCAGGCCTTGCCTGGTATTTATCAGCCCTTCGGACCCGAGGTGGGGGCTGGCTCAGTCTCTGGCCtggtgctcccctccccctccccccccccccacccctcccgctcTCAGCCAGACGTGGACAGAAAGGGTGGCCCAGTGAGGAGtcatttggtttggttttttttttttttttttttttttttttttttttttttttaatattttttattgaggtattatatgtgtacatatcttaccattacccccccaccccacacccacacatgcccttccccccagagttttgcgtccattgtttatgcttatatgcatgcatacaagtccttcgtttgacttcataactcccccacctctccctaactttccccctgtaatttgaaagtctgtttgatgctttactgtctctgtatctatctttttgttcatcactttatactgatctttactatccctaaatgagtgggatcatgtggtatttttctttcattgactggcttatttcacttagcataatgttctccaattccatccaggttgctgcaaatgatgagaattccttcttttttatggcagcatagtattccattgtgtagatgtaccacagttttctgatccagtcatctgctgacgggcacctaggctgtttccaaatcttagctatggtgaattgtgctgctatgaacataggggtgcatatatcctttctgattggtgtttctagtttcttcggatatattcccaggagtgggatcactgggtcaaatgggagttccattttcagttttttgaggaagctccatactgttctccacagtggctgcaccagtctgcattcccaccagcagtgcacgagggttcctttttctccgcatcctcgccaacacttgtcgtttgttgatttgttgatgatagccattctgacaggtgtgagatggtacctcattgttgttttgatttgcatctctcggataattagtgacgttgagcatgttttcatgtgtctcttggccttccttctgtcttcttttgaaaagcttctatttaggtctgttgcccatttctttattggatcatttatcttccttttattaagttgtataagctgcatgtagatgttggagatcaaacctttatcagtgatgccatttgcaaatatgttctcccatgcagtaggccttcttgttgttttgttaatggtttcttttgctgtgaaaaagctttttattttgatgtagtcccatttgttaattttctctttagcttccattgccctaggggcagtgtcagtgaagaatttcttttggcatatgtctgagattttgctacctgtggattcctctagtatttttatggtttcccgtcttatgtttaagtcctgtatccattttgagtttatttttgtgtatggcgtaagttggtgatcaagcttcatttttttgcatgtatctgtccaattttcccaacaccatttattgaagagactgtcttgactccattgtatgttcatgcctcctttgtcaaatattaattgagcatagtggtttgggtcaatatctggattctctattctgttccactgatctatatgtctgttcttgtgccagtaccaggctgttttgagaacagtggctttgtaatacagcttgaaatctggtattgagatccctcctactttattcttctttcgcaggattgctgtggctattcggggtctttttttattccagatgaatttttggagagttctttcaaggtcggtgaaatatgccattggtattttaatggggagtgcattgaatctatagattgctttgggtagtatggacattttaatgatgttgattctaccaatccatgaacatggtatgttcttccatctgtttacgtcttcctctatctcttttttcagtgtcctgtagttttccgtgtataggtcttttacctccttagttaagtttattcctaggtatcttaatttttttggtgcgatggtaaatggaattgcctttttagtctctctgtctgtaagttcactattggtgtatagaaaggccatagatttcttggcgttaattttgtatcctgctacattgccaaattcatttattaagtctattagttttttgacggagtctttcggattttttatgtacaatatcatgtcgtctgcaaataaagacagttttacttgttcttttccaatttggatgccttttatttcttcttcttgtctaattgcaatggctaatacttccagtactatgtcaaacaggagtggtgagagtgggcatccctgtcttgttcctgttcttaggggaaatgtttttagtttttgtccattgagtatgatgtttgctgtgggtttatcatatatagcttttattatgttgaggtatgagccttctattcccaccttgttgagagtttttatcaagaaagggtgttggattttgtcaaatgctttttctgcatcaattgatatgactatgtgatttttatctctcaatttgtttatgtgatatatcacgtttattgatttgcggatattataccatccttgcattcctgggataaatcctacttggtcatggtgtatgatctttctgatgtactgctggagccgatttgctagaattttgttgaggattttggcatctatgttcatgagggatattggcctgtaattctctttcattgtgttgtctttatctggttttggtattagggtgatgctggcttcatagaaggagcttggaagtgttccttcctcttgaattttttgaaatagtctgaggaggataggttttagttcttccttgaatgtttggtaaaactctcctgtgaagccatcaggccccgggcttttgtttgccggaagcttcttgatgactgcttcaatttcgtccatagttattggcctattgagctctttagattcttcttgattgat from Eptesicus fuscus isolate TK198812 chromosome 15, DD_ASM_mEF_20220401, whole genome shotgun sequence encodes:
- the PKN3 gene encoding serine/threonine-protein kinase N3 isoform X2, producing MASGEPGPGRRPPEDEREVIRRAIQKELKIKEGVENLRRAATDRRHLGHVQQLLRTSNRRLEQLHGELQELHARILLPGPPAEPAAPGPRPPAEQPRARHLEALQRQLQVELKVKQGAENMTHTYASGTPKGRKLLAAAQQMLRDSQLKVALLRMKISSLEASGSPEPGPELLAEELRHRLRIEAAVAEGAKNVVKLLGGRRMQDRKALAEAQAQLQESSQKLDLLRLALEQLLERLPPAHPLRGRVARELRTAVSGNPQPSGTLVKPIAMTGTLQVHLLGCEQLLTAVPGRSPVTALARSPSQGWLRGRARQQRGTGELASEVLAVLKVDNRIVGQTGWGPVAQQSWDQTFVIPLERARELEIGVRWRDWRQLCAVAFLRLEDFLDNACHQLTLSLVPQGLLFAQVTFCDPVIERRPRLQRQKRIFSKRRGQDFLRASQMNLSMAAWGRLVMNLLPPCSSPSTISPPKGCPRTPATPRGATSPASPSGFPPKKTPLGEEMRPPPKPPRLYLPREPALEETPRTKRPHMEPRTRLGSSPPASPTRKPPRLQDFRCLAVLGRGHFGKVLLVQFKGTGKYYAIKALKKQEVLSRDEIESLYCEKRILQAVGRTGHPFLLSLLACFQTSSHACFVTEFAPGGDLMMQIHEDVFPEPQARFYLACVVLGLQFLHEKKIIYRDLKLDNLLLDAQGFLKIADFGLCKEGIGFGDRTSTFCGTPEFLAPEVLTQEAYTRAVDWWGLGVLLYEMLVGECPFPGDTEEEVFDCIVNAEAPYPRFLSVQGLELIQKLLQKCPEKRLGAGEQDAEEIKTQPFFGTTDWQALLARAVQPPFAPTLCGPTDLRYFEGEFTGLPPALTPPDPRGPLTARQQAAFRDFDFVAERFLEP
- the PKN3 gene encoding serine/threonine-protein kinase N3 isoform X3; this encodes MEEEEARRQPGPGRRPPEDEREVIRRAIQKELKIKEGVENLRRAATDRRHLGHVQQLLRTSNRRLEQLHGELQELHARILLPGPPAEPAAPGPRPPAEQPRARHLEALQRQLQVELKVKQGAENMTHTYASGTPKGRKLLAAAQQMLRDSQLKVALLRMKISSLEASGSPEPGPELLAEELRHRLRIEAAVAEGAKNVVKLLGGRRMQDRKALAEAQAQLQESSQKLDLLRLALEQLLERLPPAHPLRGRVARELRTAVSGNPQPSGTLVKPIAMTGTLQVHLLGCEQLLTAVPGRSPVTALARSPSQGWLRGRARQQRGTGELASEVLAVLKVDNRIVGQTGWGPVAQQSWDQTFVIPLERARELEIGVRWRDWRQLCAVAFLRLEDFLDNACHQLTLSLVPQGLLFAQVTFCDPVIERRPRLQRQKRIFSKRRGQDFLRASQMNLSMAAWGRLVMNLLPPCSSPSTISPPKGCPRTPATPRGATSPASPSGFPPKKTPLGEEMRPPPKPPRLYLPREPALEETPRTKRPHMEPRTRLGSSPPASPTRKPPRLQDFRCLAVLGRGHFGKVLLVQFKGTGKYYAIKALKKQEVLSRDEIESLYCEKRILQAVGRTGHPFLLSLLACFQTSSHACFVTEFAPGGDLMMQIHEDVFPEPQARFYLACVVLGLQFLHEKKIIYRDLKLDNLLLDAQGFLKIADFGLCKEGIGFGDRTSTFCGTPEFLAPEVLTQEAYTRAVDWWGLGVLLYEMLVGECPFPGDTEEEVFDCIVNAEAPYPRFLSVQGLELIQKLLQKCPEKRLGAGEQDAEEIKTQPFFGICATLRASSRDCRLP
- the PKN3 gene encoding serine/threonine-protein kinase N3 isoform X1; amino-acid sequence: MEEEEARRQPGPGRRPPEDEREVIRRAIQKELKIKEGVENLRRAATDRRHLGHVQQLLRTSNRRLEQLHGELQELHARILLPGPPAEPAAPGPRPPAEQPRARHLEALQRQLQVELKVKQGAENMTHTYASGTPKGRKLLAAAQQMLRDSQLKVALLRMKISSLEASGSPEPGPELLAEELRHRLRIEAAVAEGAKNVVKLLGGRRMQDRKALAEAQAQLQESSQKLDLLRLALEQLLERLPPAHPLRGRVARELRTAVSGNPQPSGTLVKPIAMTGTLQVHLLGCEQLLTAVPGRSPVTALARSPSQGWLRGRARQQRGTGELASEVLAVLKVDNRIVGQTGWGPVAQQSWDQTFVIPLERARELEIGVRWRDWRQLCAVAFLRLEDFLDNACHQLTLSLVPQGLLFAQVTFCDPVIERRPRLQRQKRIFSKRRGQDFLRASQMNLSMAAWGRLVMNLLPPCSSPSTISPPKGCPRTPATPRGATSPASPSGFPPKKTPLGEEMRPPPKPPRLYLPREPALEETPRTKRPHMEPRTRLGSSPPASPTRKPPRLQDFRCLAVLGRGHFGKVLLVQFKGTGKYYAIKALKKQEVLSRDEIESLYCEKRILQAVGRTGHPFLLSLLACFQTSSHACFVTEFAPGGDLMMQIHEDVFPEPQARFYLACVVLGLQFLHEKKIIYRDLKLDNLLLDAQGFLKIADFGLCKEGIGFGDRTSTFCGTPEFLAPEVLTQEAYTRAVDWWGLGVLLYEMLVGECPFPGDTEEEVFDCIVNAEAPYPRFLSVQGLELIQKLLQKCPEKRLGAGEQDAEEIKTQPFFGTTDWQALLARAVQPPFAPTLCGPTDLRYFEGEFTGLPPALTPPDPRGPLTARQQAAFRDFDFVAERFLEP